A single window of Nicotiana sylvestris chromosome 3, ASM39365v2, whole genome shotgun sequence DNA harbors:
- the LOC104212661 gene encoding uncharacterized protein isoform X1, whose amino-acid sequence MWKLSESILGDNEEQQDNLFGEQEGLCSLSPLQRVYGFAACLLAGLVCMFLSLVVFIKPIKFALLFTFGNMLAIGSTAFLIGPVQQISMMMDPVRVYATAVYVGCVVLALICALLIHSKILTLLAIICEICALIWYSLSYIPFARRMVSNVTIRLFDTEI is encoded by the exons ATGTGGAAGCTAAGTGAATCCATTTTGGGGGACAATGAAGAGCAACAAGATAATCTGTTCGGCGAACAAGAAGGGCTCTGCTCTCTTTCCCCTTTACAG AGAGTCTATGGTTTCGCTGCCTGTCTGCTCGCCGGCTTGGTTTGTATGTTCCTG TCTTTGGTTGTTTTCATCAAGCCCATCAAGTTTGCCCTGTTGTTTACTTTTGGCAACATGTTGGCTATTGGAAG CACAGCATTTCTCATTGGACCTGTGCAGCAAATATCAATGATGATGGATCCTGTTCGTGTCTATGCCACAGCCGTTTATGTGGGATGTGTTGTTTTAGCTCTCATTTGTGCACTGCTG ATCCACAGTAAGATTTTGACACTACTTGCAATCATATGCGAGATATGTGCCCTTATCTG GTACAGTTTAAGTTATATTCCTTTTGCTCGTAGAATGGTTTCAAATGTCACTATCCGCCTTTTTGACACTGAAATTTAG
- the LOC104212661 gene encoding uncharacterized protein isoform X2 produces MKSNKIICSANKKGSALFPLYRESMVSLPVCSPAWFVCSCLWLFSSSPSSLPCCLLLATCWLLEAFLIGPVQQISMMMDPVRVYATAVYVGCVVLALICALLIHSKILTLLAIICEICALIWYSLSYIPFARRMVSNVTIRLFDTEI; encoded by the exons ATGAAGAGCAACAAGATAATCTGTTCGGCGAACAAGAAGGGCTCTGCTCTCTTTCCCCTTTACAG AGAGTCTATGGTTTCGCTGCCTGTCTGCTCGCCGGCTTGGTTTGTATGTTCCTG TCTTTGGTTGTTTTCATCAAGCCCATCAAGTTTGCCCTGTTGTTTACTTTTGGCAACATGTTGGCTATTGGAAG CATTTCTCATTGGACCTGTGCAGCAAATATCAATGATGATGGATCCTGTTCGTGTCTATGCCACAGCCGTTTATGTGGGATGTGTTGTTTTAGCTCTCATTTGTGCACTGCTG ATCCACAGTAAGATTTTGACACTACTTGCAATCATATGCGAGATATGTGCCCTTATCTG GTACAGTTTAAGTTATATTCCTTTTGCTCGTAGAATGGTTTCAAATGTCACTATCCGCCTTTTTGACACTGAAATTTAG
- the LOC138888131 gene encoding uncharacterized mitochondrial protein AtMg00810-like, whose protein sequence is MKIIREPQGFIINQRKFTLELLEEFGFSGVAVSSPLDPSSKLHLDLSPPLADPAIYRRLIGKLNYLTNTRPDICFVVLTLSQYMQKPQMLHLSTGMLVLRYLNTDPAQGILLSANPSLDLLAFCDADWAACKTSRRSVSGFFITLGALQSHGNRKGKYRFHYPPLRQNIAL, encoded by the coding sequence ATGAAAATTATTAGAGAGCCACAAGGTTTCATCATCAATCAGCGGAAGTTTACCTTAGAATTGTTGGAGGAATTTGGTTTTTCAGGAGTTGCTGTATCTTCACCATTGGATCCTTCTTCCAAATTGCATCTTGACTTGTCACCCCCATTAGCTGACCCTGCTATCTATCGCCGCCTTATTGGTAAGCTTAATTATCTCACAAACACCCGCCCAGACATCTGCTTTGTTGTGCTCACTCTAAGCCAATACATGCAAAAGCCCCAAATGTTGCATCTTTCTACTGGGATGCTTGTTTTGAGGTATTTGAATACCGATCCAGCACAAGGCATCCTTCTATCTGCAAATCCCTCTCTTGATCTGCTTGCTTTTTGCGATGCCGACTGGGCTGCTTGCAAGACTTCTCGCCGATCTGTCAGTGGTTTCTTCATCACTCTAGGGGCGCTCCAATCTCATGGAAATCGAAAAGGCAAGTATCGATTTCACTATCCTCCGCTGAGGCAGAATATCGCTCTATGA